The DNA segment TAAAACTggtaaagataataataataaaaatgccgTAATTCCAACAGCTCAAACAAATAAAGGTATTTGATCAAATGATAGATTATTTAATCGTATGTtaataattgttgtaataaaattaatagctCCTAAAATAGATGAAATACCAGCTAAATGTAGTGAAAAAATAGCTAAATCTACAGATCTTCCTCCATGAGCAATATTAGACGATAAGGGGGGATAGACTGTTCATCCTGTACCAGCTCCATTTTCTACAATTCTTCTTGAGATTAAAAGAGTTAATGAGGGGGGAAGTAGtcaaaaacttatattatttattcgagGGAAAGCTATATCAGGAGCTCCTAATATTAAAGGTACTAATCAATTACCAAATCCTCcaattataataggtataaccataaaaaaaattataataaaagcatGAGCTGTTACGatagtattataaatttgatCATCACCAATCAAAGATCCAGGATTTCCCAATTCGGCCcgaattaataaacttaatgaaGTTCCTACTATACCTGCtcaaataccaaaaataaaataaagagttCCAATGTCTTTATGATTTGTAGAATAAAGTCATTTtcgcaataaacaaaaaataaaatggctgAGTCATAAGcgataaattgtaaatttatttacgaGAATCTTTCTCTTTTATTAAGtcttatattcattttaaatgatttaaaattgcaaattttaaggagtaaataaaattactaaggcTTAAAgagaatatttctttataaataattttgaagattattagtttattttaacttaaaaccttatattattatataaaaaaaaaagttctaaaaattatacctaatagtgaaaaaaaagataaaatgtttataaaaaaaaaattattatttttaataaaaattttaaatcatttatttttaaaataattaaatataaaagaagaataaataatacgaatataataaaataatacaattaatcttattataattataataaaagttaatatatacatattattattaattaaaaagttaataataattcatttaggAAAAAATCCAATAAAAGGTGGTAAACCAcctaatgataaaaaattaataactaaattaattttaactaaagaatttatattattaatgaatatttgatttaaataaaatatatttaatgtataaaataaaaaacatataattcttactaaaaatgaatatataataaaataaaataatcataaattttCACTAATTAGTAAAGAAGAAAGTATTCATCCTAGATTATTAATTGAAGAAAAAGCTATTAATTTACGTAAAGATGTTTGATTTAATCCTCCTAAAGCTccaataataacattcataataataataattataataaaatttttatttaaataataagacaaaataattatggGGGTAATTTTTTgtcaagttattaaaataaaattattaaatcaagATAGTCCTTCAACAATATTAGGAAATCAAAAATGGAAGGGGGTCGatcctatttttattaatatagatgagttgattataattgataaaaataaattaatctcaaaattttttattataattatttttattaaaatacaaaaaagaaaattgatcGAAGCTAAGGATTGggttaagaaatattttaaagaagcTTCAGtagctaataaattatttgaactaGAAATTAGGGGGATAAATCTTAAAAGATTAATTTCTAATCCAATTCAACATCCAAATCAAGAATTTGAAGAAATTGAGATTAAAGttctaaacattaaaataaataaaaaaaatattttagatgaatttatattaaaaaaaatttaaaataatatatttataatatattttgagaaatataagttcttaaattatatatttatattttagtgtaaGAAGCACAATAGTTTTTGATACTATTAGATATAGtttaattctataaaatataataaaggtaaaataatttacttaatttatccTATCAGAATAATCCTTTAATCAggcactttatttttaaaaaaaaggattATCCTTTATAGTTGGGGTATGAACCCAAAAGCTTTATTtagcttatttttaattttttttttattgtatttttttttaaaacggtttaagtgataatttaaattaaaaattaacctaatttatctatatatatatatatatatattaaatatttaatattaattttttatttataatttaataatttattaaaaaattaattttataatattaatactttattatttagatgaattattattgtttaattcttgaatttaatttttaatattaatattatgaagaaaaaaggaaaagaaattattaaaaatttaataaattatattaaatattttaatataaaaaaaaaaaaaaaaaaatctatgcgaaaaaaaatacaataaaaaaaaaattattatagtttgaaaatttattttaaatttaatttacatataaattttagtgttaattttaaattatttaaataataatttaagatttttgtagtaattaatattaaatatttaagtaattaagatttagtaatatttaaattaataacaaattttgTGCCAGCAGTTGCGGTTAAacaaaaattgaattaaattttattagtaattaataaataaaaatataaattaatttaaaatttaaattattaagtgaaattttaatttattagaaaattaattaaaataattatgaattaataaattttgaaaataaactaggATTAGATACCctattataaaaacttaaaaattgaatactaaaatagtaagtaatcatttattgaaacttaaataaattggCGGTATTTTAGTTCATTTAGAGGAATCTGTTTAATAATTGATAATCCACGaataaatttacttaatttaaaattttgtatatcgttgttaaaaaaatattttttaataaaaataatatttaaaaatttatataaaaaaattaaatcagatCAAGATGcagattataattaagaatataatggattacaataaatttatttaaatgaatattttatttgaaaaaataaattgaaagtggatttaaatgtaattttatttaatttaataaaatgattttagattaaaatatgtacatattgcCCGTCGctttcatataaatttaaaattgaaataagtcGTAACAAAGTAGAGATACTGGAAAGTGTTTCTAGAAAGACAAATTAGAGCTTGAGAAGTATTTCATTTACATTGAAATGatattaatagtaaaattaattaatttgaggggaaaaattaataataagtataaataataaaaaaatttttaattataacataatattatttattttaatggggGTTAAAGTATAATgatagaaaaaattaaaaattttatagtaaattagtattgtgaaagaattttgaaatatatgaaaataaaattattttaaagtaattttagtttagtGTATCTTGTGTATCagagtttattaaaaaaaattataagaaatataaattctCGAATTTAAGagagataattaattaaaaaagttattgtagcataaatatttttaataattaatttgaaatgaaatgttattCGTTCTTAAATATATCtagtttttttagaaaaaaattaaattttaaatatgaaaaatataaaattaattaattaattttatatttttcatattttatattttaagggataagctttaaattacaaatatataaaatttaatttagtttgaaaattatataatttatattgttaaaaaattttaatttattataaaaaatttcat comes from the Anticarsia gemmatalis isolate Benzon Research Colony breed Stoneville strain unplaced genomic scaffold, ilAntGemm2 primary ctg00000059.1, whole genome shotgun sequence genome and includes:
- the LOC142987070 gene encoding LOW QUALITY PROTEIN: NADH-ubiquinone oxidoreductase chain 2-like (The sequence of the model RefSeq protein was modified relative to this genomic sequence to represent the inferred CDS: substituted 8 bases at 8 genomic stop codons); this encodes NSSKIFFLFILMFRTLISISSNSXFGCXIGLEINLLRFIPLISSSNNLLATEASLKYFLTQSLASINFLFCILIKIIIIKNFEINLFLSIIINSSILIKIGSTPFHFXFPNIVEGLSXFNNFILITXQKITPIIILSYYLNKNFIIIIIIMNVIIGALGGLNQTSLRKLIAFSSINNLGXILSSLLISENLXLFYFIIYSFLVRIICFLFYTLNIFYLNQIFINNINSLVKINLVINFLSLGGLPPFIGFFPKXIIINFLINNNMYILTFIIIIIRLIVLFYYIRIIYSSFIFNYFKNK